The Aptenodytes patagonicus chromosome 15, bAptPat1.pri.cur, whole genome shotgun sequence genome has a segment encoding these proteins:
- the LOC143167571 gene encoding disintegrin and metalloproteinase domain-containing protein 21-like → MSYLPGGQVAEEELRKGTLDEGRSRLEPGCKLAWEAVTVAPSQTQPRCALMRRGVLLLGLGLSFLLWGLLLLCADCSPQPSWAYEIVIPRKLGRKAGKASQDEVFYIISIQGVNYTIHLRQKDVVIKNFPVFTRDSRGEIVVQQPHVPADCYYHGYVEGIPDSAVTLTTCSGLRGLLQIGNSSYSIEPLAASTVAEHLLLRREEAVPGTVMYKMPSEGGQFPGPGTATGQFQPRRHTWYLELLVVVDKEGFDAFGRSITNVTLEVIEIINLVDGLFYSFRLRVLITALEVWVEKNPISVTKNITKVLHNFNLWRKQQSLMYAVHDVGCLFASMDFDRGMRALHAGDKSNFASACDRKHASAVVSFAKQPYMDTAVHVARALGHVLGMEHDDRYCRCGNTSKCIMSAHGTVNYQFSNCSKKHYFDFIASGQGFCLNNAPESVMTFAVQRCGNGVLEVGEECDCGSEAQCKLDLCCDNTCQKKKGAICTSGGCCKNCKPLPEGEVCRESTSPCDLPEYCNGTSEHCPADVAKQDGTVCAEDGYCYSGKCQSRALQCMSIFGKEAKPAPLPCFQEVNMKGDRFGNCWGDGADVNFQKCKLENVLCGRVQCTNVRRLPQLEDHTTIIQTPVGDTWCWGTDYHLGVDILDAGVIKDGMQCGEKKICINRTCVPEEKYLTSRCFATRTCRGKGICNTRGNCHCDNGWAPPYCQFIGFGGSIDSGPTPVTKKGLFRFIIGITVITVAVLALAALVIVHVRKLRVTQALNRLVGCLWSRQQAPEEDAKDQVEEDGSKPAEGQNSPV, encoded by the exons ATGTCCTACCTCCCTGGCGGACAGGTAGCCGAGGAAGAGCTACGAAAAGGCACGTTGGATGAAGGGAGGAGCAGGCTTGAGCCTGGCTGCAAGctgg cCTGGGAGGCAGTGACCGTGGCTCCAAGCCAGACACAGCCAAGGTGCGCCCTGATGCGCAGAGGGGTTCTCCTCCTTGGACTGGgcctctccttcctgctctgggGGCTCCTGCTGCTCTGCGCAGACTGTAGCCCCCAGCCCTCTTGGGCCTACGAGATAGTCATTCCAAGGAAACTTGGCCGCAAGGCAGGGAAAGCCAGCCAGGATGAAGTGTTCTATATCATCAGCATTCAGGGGGTAAATTACACGATTCACCTCAGGCAGAAAGACGTCGTAATAAAAAATTTCCCTGTATTCACTCGTGACTCCCGAGGGGAAATCGTGGTCCAACAGCCCCACGTGCCAGCAGATTGCTATTACCATGGCTACGTGGAAGGCATCCCGGACTCTGCAGTGACTCTGACTACCTGCTCTGGGCTCAGAGGACTGCTGCAGATTGGAAACTCGAGCTACAGCATCGAGCCCCTGGCAGCTTCTACCGTGGCTGAGCATCTTCTGTtgcggagagaggaggcagtTCCTGGAACAGTGATGTACAAAATGCCCAGTGAAGGTGGACAATTTCCAGGTCCTGGTACAGCAACAGGGCAGTTCCAGCCCCGGAGGCACACGTGGTATTTGGAGCTCCTTGTCGTGGTGGACAAGGAAGGGTTTGACGCCTTTGGCAGAAGTATAACTAATGTGACACTGGAAGTTATTGAAATAATCAATCTGGTGGATGGACTGTTTTATTCTTTCCGCCTTCGTGTTTTGATAACTGCACTAGAGGTTTGGGTGGAGAAGAACCCTATCAGTGTTACCAAAAACATAACCAAGGTCCTTCATAATTTTAATCTTTGGCGGAAGCAGCAAAGCCTTATGTACGCCGTGCATGACGTGGGGTGTCTATTTGCCTCGATGGACTTTGATCGCGGTATGAGAGCATTGCATGCAGGCGACAAATCCAACTTTGCCAGTGCATGTGATAGAAAACACGCCTCTGCTGTTGTATCGTTTGCAAAACAGCCTTACATGGACACTGCTGTCCATGTCGCTCGTGCGTTAGGGCATGTCCTTGGCATGGAGCACGATGACAGATACTGCAGATGTGGAAACACCTCTAAATGCATCATGAGCGCACACGGCACAGTGAACTATCAATTCAGCAACTGCAGCAAAAAGCACTATTTTGATTTTATAGCATCAGGGCAAGGATTCTGCCTTAATAACGCCCCAGAATCAGTAATGACGTTTGCAGTGCAGCGCTGTGGGAATGGTGTTCTGGAGGTTGGGGAAGAGTGCGACTGTGGCTCAGAAGCACAGTGTAAATTGGACCTTTGTTGTGACAAtacctgtcaaaaaaaaaaaggagccattTGCACTTCTGGAGGCTGCTGTAAGAATTGCAAACCTCTTCCAGAAGGAGAAGTGTGTAGGGAGAGTACCAGTCCGTGTGACCTGCCTGAGTACTGCAACGGGACATCTGAGCATTGCCCAGCAGATGTGGCCAAGCAAGATGGGACTGTGTGCGCTGAGGATGGGTACTGTTATTCAGGCAAATGCCAATCTCGCGCATTACAGTGTATGAGTATCTTTGGCAAGGAAGCAAAGCCTGCTCCACTACCATGTTTCCAGGAGGTGAACATGAAAGGGGATCGGTTTGGCAATTGCTGGGGAGATGGGGCAGATGTCAACTTTCAGAAATGTAAGCTAGAAAATGTCCTGTGTGGGAGGGTGCAGTGTACAAATGTTAGACGTCTGCCTCAGCTGGAAGATCACACAACCATCATTCAAACCCCGGTGGGCGATACCTGGTGCTGGGGCACAGACTACCACCTGGGCGTGGACATTCTGGATGCTGGAGTCATTAAGGATGGCATGCAGTGCGGTGAGAAGAAGATCTGCATTAATCGGACGTGTGTCCCTGAGGAGAAGTACTTGACATCCCGCTGTTTTGCCACAAGAACATGCAGAGGAAAAGGCATCTGCAACACTAGAGGAAACTGCCACTGTGACAACGGCTGGGCACCTCCCTACTGCCAATTTATTGGCTTTGGAGGAAGCATTGACAGTGGGCCTACACCGGTCACTAAAAAGGGGCTTTTTAGGTTCATCATTGGGATTACCGTAATAACTGTTGCTGTTCTGGCGCTCGCAGCACTTGTCATTGTGCACGTGAGAAAGCTCAGAGTAACCCAAGCATTGAACAGACTTGTTGGATGCCTTTGGTCTAGACAACAGGCTCCTGAGGAGGATGCGAAGGACCAGGTGGAAGAAGATGGCTCAAAACCAGCTGAGGGTCAAAACTCCCCTGTGTAG